One Pseudomonas lalucatii genomic window carries:
- a CDS encoding Tim44 domain-containing protein gives MQRFLSIALAMCLSLGLTMSFEAEAKRLGGGKSFGSAPSHQTRQTAPQSQPAATAPTAGRQPAAASGASRWLGPLAGLAAGGLLASMFMGDGFEGLQIMDMLIFGLIAFLLFRFLAARRKSQPAMAGGAPYQREMPTAATPVFGSGASAAIKPVINAPAWFNEQSFVAAGREHFLSLQQHWDAGEMEQIAEFVTPQLLEFLKRERAELGDGFQSTYIDNLEVQLDGVDDMSDKTVATLTFSGLSKTSRFDQGEAFSESWRLERAVGDNQPWLVAGIRQN, from the coding sequence ATGCAGCGTTTTCTCAGCATCGCCCTGGCCATGTGCCTGAGCCTGGGCCTTACCATGAGTTTCGAAGCCGAAGCCAAACGCCTGGGCGGCGGCAAGTCCTTCGGCTCCGCGCCGAGCCACCAGACCCGCCAGACTGCACCGCAGAGCCAGCCAGCAGCCACCGCGCCGACCGCCGGTCGTCAGCCCGCCGCGGCCAGCGGCGCCTCGCGCTGGCTCGGCCCCCTGGCCGGCCTGGCCGCCGGTGGCCTGCTCGCCTCGATGTTCATGGGTGACGGCTTCGAAGGCCTGCAGATCATGGACATGCTGATCTTCGGCCTGATCGCCTTCCTGCTGTTCCGCTTCCTCGCCGCGCGGCGCAAGAGCCAGCCGGCCATGGCCGGTGGCGCGCCCTACCAGCGGGAAATGCCGACTGCCGCCACGCCGGTGTTCGGCAGCGGCGCCAGCGCCGCGATCAAGCCGGTGATCAACGCCCCGGCCTGGTTCAACGAGCAGAGCTTCGTCGCCGCCGGCCGCGAGCACTTCCTCAGCCTGCAGCAGCACTGGGATGCTGGCGAGATGGAGCAGATCGCCGAGTTCGTCACCCCGCAGCTGCTGGAGTTCCTCAAGCGCGAGCGCGCCGAACTGGGCGACGGCTTCCAGTCCACCTACATCGACAACCTCGAAGTACAGCTGGACGGCGTCGACGACATGAGCGACAAGACCGTGGCCACCCTGACCTTCAGCGGCCTGTCGAAGACCTCGCGCTTCGACCAGGGCGAGGCCTTCAGCGAAAGCTGGCGCCTGGAGCGGGCGGTCGGCGACAACCAGCCCTGGCTGGTGGCGGGCATCCGCCAGAACTGA
- the uvrD gene encoding DNA helicase II: MRDDLSLLLNSLNDAQRQAVAAGLGRQLVLAGAGSGKTRVLVHRIAWLIQVVNASPHSILSVTFTNKAAAEMRARIEQMLGMNPAGMWVGTFHGLAHRLLRAHWQEAGLAENFQILDSDDQQRLVKRVIRELGLDEQRWPAKQAQWFINGQKDEGLRPQHIQPGGDLFLATMLKIYEAYEAACARAGVIDFSELLLRALDLWRDQPGLLEHYQRRFRHVLVDEFQDTNAVQYAWLRMLAKGGDSLMVVGDDDQSIYGWRGARIENIQQFSDDFKDAEVIRLEQNYRSSAGILKAANALIANNQGRLGKELWTEGGDGEPISLYSAFNEHDEARYVVESIEDALRKEGLKRSEIAILYRSNAQSRVLEEALLREKIPYRIYGGQRFFERAEIKNAMAYLRLLDGRGNDAALERIVNVPARGIGEKTVEAIREYARGHDLSMWEAVRLMLANKALPGRAAGALAGFVELLDNLAAKVLSMPLHLMTQTVIEQSGLIAYHKAEKGEKAQARIENLEELVSAARAFENAEDDELTPLQAFLSHASLEAGDTQAAENEDSVQLMTLHSAKGLEFPQVFLVGMEEGLFPHKMSLEEPGRLEEERRLAYVGITRAMHKLIITYAETRRLYGSETYNKVSRFVREVPPQLIQEVRLSGSVSRPFAAAGRGTGASMFAGSAVPDTAFSLGQRVQHALFGEGTILNFEGAGAQARVQVNFENEGSKWLMLSYAKLQAL, encoded by the coding sequence ATGCGCGACGATCTCTCCCTTCTGCTCAACTCCCTCAACGATGCCCAACGCCAGGCCGTAGCCGCCGGCCTGGGCCGGCAACTGGTGCTGGCCGGCGCCGGCTCCGGCAAGACCCGGGTGCTGGTGCATCGCATCGCCTGGCTGATCCAGGTGGTGAACGCCTCGCCCCACAGCATCCTCTCGGTGACCTTCACCAACAAGGCCGCCGCCGAGATGCGCGCGCGCATCGAACAGATGCTCGGCATGAATCCGGCCGGCATGTGGGTCGGCACCTTCCACGGCCTGGCCCACCGCCTGCTGCGCGCCCACTGGCAGGAGGCGGGGCTGGCCGAGAACTTCCAGATCCTCGATTCCGACGACCAGCAGCGCCTGGTCAAGCGGGTGATCCGCGAGCTGGGCCTGGACGAGCAGCGCTGGCCGGCCAAGCAGGCGCAGTGGTTCATCAACGGGCAGAAGGACGAGGGCCTGCGGCCCCAGCACATCCAACCCGGCGGCGACCTGTTCCTGGCCACCATGCTGAAGATCTACGAGGCCTACGAGGCGGCCTGCGCCCGCGCCGGGGTCATCGACTTCTCCGAACTGCTGCTGCGCGCCCTGGACCTGTGGCGCGACCAACCCGGCCTGCTCGAGCACTACCAGCGGCGTTTCCGCCACGTCCTGGTCGACGAGTTCCAGGACACCAACGCCGTGCAGTACGCCTGGTTGCGGATGCTCGCCAAGGGCGGCGACAGCCTGATGGTGGTGGGCGACGACGACCAGTCGATCTACGGCTGGCGCGGCGCGCGGATCGAGAACATCCAGCAGTTCTCCGACGACTTCAAGGACGCCGAGGTGATCCGCCTGGAGCAGAACTACCGCTCCAGCGCCGGCATCCTCAAGGCCGCCAACGCGCTGATCGCCAACAACCAGGGGCGCCTGGGCAAGGAGCTGTGGACCGAAGGCGGCGACGGCGAGCCGATCAGCCTGTATTCGGCGTTCAACGAACACGACGAGGCGCGCTACGTGGTCGAGTCGATCGAGGACGCCCTGCGCAAGGAGGGTCTCAAGCGCAGCGAGATCGCCATCCTCTACCGCTCCAACGCCCAGTCGCGGGTGCTGGAAGAGGCCCTGCTGCGCGAGAAGATCCCCTACCGCATCTACGGCGGCCAGCGCTTCTTCGAGCGCGCCGAGATTAAGAACGCCATGGCCTACCTGCGCCTGCTCGACGGCCGCGGCAACGACGCGGCGCTGGAGCGCATCGTCAACGTGCCGGCGCGCGGCATCGGCGAGAAGACCGTCGAGGCGATCCGCGAGTACGCCCGCGGCCACGACCTGTCGATGTGGGAGGCGGTGCGTCTGATGCTGGCGAACAAGGCCCTGCCCGGCCGCGCCGCCGGCGCCCTGGCGGGTTTCGTCGAGCTGCTCGACAACCTCGCCGCCAAGGTGCTGAGCATGCCGCTGCACCTGATGACCCAGACCGTGATCGAGCAGAGCGGGCTGATCGCCTACCACAAGGCGGAAAAGGGCGAGAAGGCCCAGGCGCGCATCGAGAACCTGGAGGAACTGGTCAGCGCCGCGCGCGCCTTCGAGAACGCCGAAGACGACGAGCTGACCCCGCTGCAGGCCTTCCTCAGCCACGCCTCGCTGGAGGCCGGCGACACCCAGGCCGCGGAGAACGAAGACAGCGTGCAGCTGATGACCCTGCACAGCGCCAAGGGCCTGGAGTTCCCCCAGGTGTTCCTGGTGGGCATGGAAGAAGGCCTGTTCCCGCACAAGATGAGCCTGGAGGAACCCGGCCGCCTGGAAGAAGAGCGCCGCCTGGCCTACGTCGGCATCACCCGCGCCATGCACAAGCTGATCATCACCTACGCCGAGACCCGCCGCCTGTACGGCAGCGAGACCTACAACAAGGTGTCGCGCTTCGTCCGCGAAGTTCCACCGCAACTGATCCAGGAAGTGCGCCTGTCGGGCAGCGTCAGCCGGCCGTTCGCGGCGGCGGGCCGCGGCACCGGCGCCAGCATGTTCGCCGGCAGTGCCGTACCGGATACCGCCTTCAGCCTCGGCCAGCGGGTGCAGCATGCGCTGTTCGGCGAAGGCACCATCCTCAACTTCGAGGGTGCCGGCGCCCAGGCGCGGGTCCAGGTGAACTTCGAGAACGAAGGCAGCAAGTGGCTGATGCTCAGCTACGCCAAGCTGCAAGCGCTCTGA
- a CDS encoding TRAP transporter substrate-binding protein produces MNRRFLFGTAAALLAAIGLAGCKDEQASTEQAAAEPVQRFEWKMVTAWPKNFPGLGTAAERLAERVATMSGGRLSIKVYAGGELVPPLEVFDAVSRGTAELGHGAAYYWKGKVPAAQFFTAVPFGLSTSEMNAWLSKGGGQALWDEAYAPHGVKPLAVGNTGMQMGGWYNKEISSLDDLKGLKIRMPGLGGEVLGRLGATTVNLPGGEIFTALQTNAIDATDWVSPYNDLAFGLHKAAKFYYYPGWQEPQAVLELLINQKALDGLPADLQAILTEAARAANQDMLDDYVYHNALALDQLKQQGTLLKRFPDEVLAAMQYQAEAVLGELAAQSELNGRIWASMKAFQAQVSQMHQLSEQELYNWR; encoded by the coding sequence ATGAACCGCCGTTTCCTGTTCGGCACCGCCGCGGCCCTGCTGGCCGCCATCGGCCTGGCCGGCTGCAAGGATGAACAAGCCAGCACGGAGCAGGCCGCGGCCGAGCCGGTGCAGCGTTTCGAATGGAAGATGGTCACCGCCTGGCCGAAGAATTTCCCCGGCCTGGGCACCGCCGCCGAGCGCCTGGCCGAGCGCGTGGCGACCATGAGCGGCGGCCGCCTGAGCATCAAGGTCTACGCCGGCGGCGAACTGGTGCCGCCGCTGGAGGTGTTCGACGCGGTGTCGCGCGGCACCGCCGAACTGGGCCACGGCGCCGCCTACTACTGGAAGGGCAAGGTGCCGGCCGCGCAGTTCTTCACCGCGGTGCCCTTCGGCCTGTCCACCAGCGAGATGAACGCCTGGCTGAGCAAGGGCGGCGGCCAGGCGCTGTGGGACGAGGCCTATGCCCCCCACGGCGTGAAACCCCTGGCGGTGGGCAACACCGGCATGCAGATGGGCGGCTGGTACAACAAGGAGATCAGCTCCCTGGACGACCTCAAGGGCCTGAAGATCCGCATGCCGGGCCTGGGCGGCGAGGTCCTCGGCCGCCTCGGCGCGACCACCGTGAACCTGCCCGGCGGCGAGATCTTCACCGCCCTGCAGACCAATGCGATCGACGCCACCGACTGGGTCAGTCCTTACAACGACCTGGCCTTCGGCCTGCACAAGGCGGCCAAGTTCTACTACTACCCCGGCTGGCAGGAGCCCCAGGCGGTACTCGAACTGCTGATCAACCAGAAGGCCCTCGACGGCCTGCCGGCCGACCTGCAGGCGATCCTCACCGAGGCGGCCCGGGCGGCCAACCAGGACATGCTGGACGACTACGTCTACCACAACGCCCTGGCCCTGGATCAGCTCAAGCAGCAGGGCACCCTGCTCAAGCGCTTCCCCGACGAGGTGCTGGCGGCCATGCAGTACCAGGCCGAGGCGGTGCTCGGCGAGCTGGCCGCGCAGAGCGAGCTGAACGGCCGCATCTGGGCCTCGATGAAGGCCTTCCAGGCCCAGGTCAGCCAGATGCACCAGCTGTCCGAGCAGGAGCTGTACAACTGGCGTTGA
- a CDS encoding TetR/AcrR family transcriptional regulator, translated as MKKPSTTAPKILDTALELADVCGWERLHLFDVAAQLGVGLEAIAAHYRDKDQLVEAWFDRADQALLSRAKAADLIPLEPAKRLEELLIAWLDCLAAHRAVTGQMLLYKLEPGHIHLQVLGLLRVSRTVQWWREAAQRQSIHLHRIAEESLLSGAYLRTVLHWLRHPEEDAAECRAFLRRQLRCAPLLMLLRP; from the coding sequence ATGAAGAAACCCAGCACCACCGCGCCGAAGATCCTCGACACCGCGCTCGAACTGGCCGACGTCTGCGGCTGGGAGCGCCTGCACCTGTTCGATGTGGCGGCGCAACTGGGGGTCGGCCTGGAGGCCATCGCCGCCCACTACCGCGACAAGGATCAGCTGGTGGAGGCCTGGTTCGACCGGGCCGACCAGGCCCTGCTGAGCCGGGCGAAAGCCGCCGACCTGATCCCCCTGGAGCCGGCCAAGCGCCTGGAAGAACTGCTGATCGCCTGGCTCGACTGCCTGGCCGCGCACCGCGCCGTGACCGGGCAGATGCTGCTGTACAAGCTCGAGCCCGGGCACATCCACCTGCAGGTGCTCGGCCTGTTGCGCGTCAGCCGCACCGTGCAGTGGTGGCGCGAGGCGGCGCAGCGCCAGTCCATTCACCTGCACCGGATCGCCGAGGAGAGCCTGCTCAGCGGCGCCTACCTGCGCACCGTGCTCCACTGGCTGCGCCACCCCGAGGAAGACGCCGCCGAGTGCCGCGCCTTCCTGCGCCGGCAACTGCGCTGCGCTCCACTGCTGATGCTGCTGCGGCCCTAG
- a CDS encoding putative bifunctional diguanylate cyclase/phosphodiesterase, with product MTASTNAPSAELPPDSGSPIQRQFATQFAVERTRLLYQGSRVPTLLMLLNGLVCAYLLWSPQTRLLLGGWLVWLVLLAVLRLVQVQAFSMAPAQRQAHPRWQRRFLFGAAASGLTLAFAAIALVPADQFFQQALLYGLICAAILSASVAYAISLTAFLTFVLPCLLPTLTYLLLSDQRLLQGWGLLGVILSLALLVVAWQVNRLVQRSLLQRFQNQALIDHLEHAKRQAEGLNAELAREVEQRRRAERELREAHGELEGRVAERTLELDAATQALGKSQARLALALEASELGLWDWNLQSDEVHHSHLKELFGLEPEAVQIMLRDLKPRLHPEDLPLLRRALVEHFKGQSDGYQIEYRIQHAAGHWVWIEDRGRAVERDDQGRVLRMLGTRRDISARKRLEQQQRLAATVFDAASEGIVILDPDYRLLAANQAFLQVTGYREDELVGKNVATLISSRESRRQYQSIRLELEAIGSWQGELIETRKNGELYPQWLQLKVVRDAKGQVSHIVGFFADLSARRETEERLRYLSHYDELTGLANRSLFKQRLHEAAQRARQNRRSLALLHIDLDRFKLLNDSLGHDLADQLLRQMSQRLTQAAPEADCIARLSGDEFAVLLDSYGSLSSLARMASRLLAKLRLPLVVGDQELVISASIGISLLPDNAREISALISQANMAMQHAKHLGGNTFQFFTDNLQACTLERLQLENQLRKAIAEDQLEVFYQPKLCLADDSVKAAEALVRWRHPQLGLVPPGEFIGLAEETGLIAPIGEFVLRQACQQAREWQRQGLAEIRVSVNLSVHQLRQGNLTSLVRQVLEETGLAPDLLELELTESQLLDNVESVIATFQQLRDLGVKLAIDDFGTGYSSLSYLKRFPVDYVKIDQSFIRDLAAGGEDAAITRAIIAMAHGLELKVVAEGVETQAQMDFLKAQHCDELQGYLISRPVEASAFAQLLREQAAVLPG from the coding sequence ATGACAGCCAGCACAAATGCCCCCTCCGCGGAGTTGCCGCCCGACAGCGGCAGCCCTATCCAGCGACAGTTCGCCACGCAGTTCGCCGTCGAGCGGACCCGCCTGCTCTATCAGGGCTCGCGGGTGCCGACCCTGTTGATGCTGCTCAACGGCCTGGTCTGCGCCTACCTGCTGTGGTCCCCGCAGACCCGCCTGCTGCTCGGCGGCTGGCTGGTCTGGCTGGTGCTGCTGGCGGTGTTGCGTCTGGTCCAGGTGCAGGCCTTCAGCATGGCCCCGGCGCAGCGCCAGGCCCACCCGCGGTGGCAGCGGCGCTTCCTGTTCGGCGCCGCCGCCTCCGGCCTGACCCTGGCCTTCGCCGCCATCGCCCTGGTGCCGGCCGACCAGTTCTTCCAGCAGGCCCTGCTCTATGGCCTGATCTGCGCGGCGATCCTCTCCGCCAGCGTCGCCTATGCCATCAGCCTGACGGCTTTCCTGACCTTCGTCTTGCCCTGCCTGTTGCCGACCCTGACCTACCTGCTGCTGAGCGACCAGCGCCTGCTGCAGGGCTGGGGCCTGCTCGGGGTGATCCTGAGCCTGGCCCTGCTGGTGGTGGCCTGGCAGGTCAACCGCCTGGTGCAGCGCAGCCTGCTGCAGCGCTTCCAGAACCAGGCGCTGATCGACCACCTGGAACACGCCAAGCGCCAGGCCGAGGGCCTCAACGCCGAGTTGGCGCGCGAGGTCGAGCAGCGCCGCCGGGCCGAGCGCGAGCTGCGCGAGGCCCACGGCGAGCTGGAGGGGCGCGTGGCCGAGCGCACCCTGGAGCTGGACGCCGCCACCCAGGCCCTGGGCAAGAGCCAGGCGCGCCTGGCCCTGGCCCTGGAGGCCAGCGAGCTGGGGCTGTGGGACTGGAACCTGCAAAGCGACGAGGTGCACCACTCGCACCTCAAGGAGCTGTTCGGTCTGGAGCCGGAGGCCGTGCAGATCATGCTGCGCGACCTCAAGCCGCGCCTGCACCCGGAGGACCTGCCGCTGCTGCGCCGGGCCCTGGTCGAGCACTTCAAGGGGCAAAGCGACGGCTACCAGATCGAGTACCGCATCCAGCACGCCGCCGGCCACTGGGTGTGGATAGAGGACCGTGGTCGCGCGGTGGAACGCGACGATCAGGGCCGGGTGCTGCGCATGCTCGGCACCCGCCGCGACATCAGCGCGCGCAAGCGCCTGGAGCAGCAGCAACGGCTGGCCGCCACGGTGTTCGATGCGGCCAGCGAGGGCATCGTCATCCTCGACCCGGACTACCGCCTGCTGGCGGCCAACCAGGCCTTCCTCCAGGTCACCGGCTACCGCGAGGACGAGCTGGTGGGCAAGAACGTGGCGACCCTGATCAGCAGCCGCGAGTCGCGGCGCCAGTACCAGTCGATCCGCCTGGAGCTGGAGGCGATCGGCAGCTGGCAGGGCGAACTGATCGAGACGCGCAAGAACGGCGAGCTGTACCCGCAGTGGCTGCAGCTCAAGGTGGTGCGCGATGCCAAGGGCCAGGTCAGCCATATCGTCGGCTTCTTCGCCGACCTGTCGGCGCGGCGCGAGACCGAGGAGCGCCTGCGCTACCTGTCGCACTACGACGAGCTGACCGGCCTGGCCAACCGCAGCCTGTTCAAGCAGCGCCTGCACGAGGCCGCCCAGCGCGCCCGGCAGAACCGCCGCAGCCTGGCCCTGCTGCATATCGACCTGGACCGCTTCAAGCTGCTCAACGACAGCCTCGGCCACGACCTGGCCGACCAGCTGTTGCGCCAGATGAGCCAGCGCCTGACCCAGGCCGCCCCCGAGGCGGACTGCATCGCCCGGCTGTCCGGCGACGAGTTCGCCGTGCTGCTCGACTCCTACGGCAGCCTGTCGAGCCTGGCGCGCATGGCCAGCCGCCTGCTGGCCAAGCTGCGCCTGCCGTTGGTGGTCGGCGACCAGGAGCTGGTGATCAGCGCCTCGATCGGCATCAGCCTGCTGCCGGACAACGCGCGGGAGATCTCCGCGCTGATCAGCCAGGCCAACATGGCCATGCAGCATGCCAAACACCTGGGCGGCAACACCTTCCAGTTCTTCACCGACAACCTGCAGGCCTGCACCCTGGAACGCCTGCAGCTGGAGAACCAGCTGCGCAAGGCGATCGCCGAGGACCAGCTGGAGGTCTTCTACCAGCCCAAGCTGTGCCTGGCCGACGACAGCGTCAAGGCCGCCGAGGCGCTGGTGCGCTGGCGGCACCCGCAGCTGGGCCTGGTGCCGCCGGGCGAGTTCATCGGCCTGGCCGAGGAAACCGGGCTGATCGCGCCGATCGGCGAGTTCGTGCTGCGCCAGGCCTGCCAGCAGGCGCGCGAGTGGCAGCGCCAGGGCCTGGCCGAGATCCGCGTGTCGGTCAACCTGTCGGTGCATCAGCTGCGCCAGGGCAACCTGACCAGTCTGGTGCGCCAGGTGCTCGAGGAAACCGGCCTGGCCCCCGACCTGCTGGAGCTGGAGCTGACCGAGAGCCAGCTGCTGGACAACGTCGAGAGCGTCATCGCCACCTTCCAGCAGCTGCGCGACCTGGGGGTCAAGCTGGCGATTGACGACTTCGGCACCGGCTACTCCTCGCTCAGCTACCTCAAGCGCTTCCCGGTGGACTACGTGAAGATCGACCAGAGCTTCATCCGCGACCTGGCGGCGGGCGGCGAGGATGCGGCGATCACCCGGGCGATCATCGCCATGGCCCACGGTCTGGAGCTCAAGGTGGTCGCCGAGGGGGTGGAGACCCAGGCGCAGATGGACTTCCTCAAGGCCCAGCACTGCGACGAGCTGCAGGGCTACCTGATCAGCCGGCCGGTGGAGGCGTCGGCCTTCGCCCAGCTGCTGCGCGAGCAGGCCGCGGTGCTGCCGGGCTGA